The genomic segment GTCACAGCCGCAGCCGCTTCCCTTCCTGGAAGACCCCGGCGTGGCCGTCGACGACAAGCCGCTCCCGCCCGACGCCGCGATCTCGTCCGACGGCACCGTATCGTCGGGCGATGCCAACACGGGAGGATCAGGAAGCGCTCCCGGGAGCGAGCCGGCCTCCGGCGGCGGCGCGCCCCCGTCGTCAGGCCAGACCGAACCCGGTTCGCAGGGATCCGGCGGCAGCACAGTCATCGTTGAACCGGCGCCGCCCTCCGTCGAGCCGCAGCCCGCACCCGTCGAGCCCGATCCGGGGACGGGTGGGGGCACAGAGCCCGGAACGATCGAGCCCGATCCGGCTCCCGGGACCGCCGAGCCGGTTCCGCTCCCGGAGCCGATCGAGCCGCAGCCCGCTCCGGGGCCGGCGGACGAGCAGCCGGTGGTCGTGCAGGCGCTGCTAACGGTTACCGCATCCGGCTACGAGACGGCGACCGAGTGGTCCAACCAAACCTTCTGCGCCTTCGAGCGCGGGGCCGCCATCGACCTTCCGCTCAACGCTTCGCTCGCGCAGGACTCTCGCGACGAAGGCGCCGGAGCAAGCGACGGCGCGGCGCTGCCCGTCACCATGGCCCTCGGGATCTCCGCGCTGGCTGCGCTCGCGCGTCGCAGGCTCGTGGGCTGAGATCGACCTCCGGAACGGGCCGGCATACCCCCCGCCGGCCCGTTCCATTTTCCTCAGGCCGAGTTCGGTGGGAGCCGCCGATGCCAGCCGGTCTCGTCCTGGTAGCGAGCCGCAGCGCGCAACAGATGACGCTCGCCGCCCATCCGTCCAACGAGCTGCATCCCGATCGGCAGGCCCGAGGAGGTCACGCCGCACGGGAGCGAGGCGGCCGGCGCCCCGATCGTGCTGATCGGCCGGGTGAGGTGCGACTGCGCGCCGAGCTGCACGTTCACCTCGACCCCGGCGACCGTGATCGTGGCCTCGTCGTGGCGAGGGGCAGAGAACGGCGTGGTGGGGGTTACCAGCATCTGCACGTCGGCCATCGTCGAAGCAAACGCATTGCGCGCCATCGTCGCGCGATCGCGTGCGGTTCGTTCGTCCTCCGCGGTGATCGCGGCACCGGCGAGCAACGTGATCTGGATCGCCGGATCGAGATCGTCCAAGCGGTCCAGGAGCGCCGCGTGGGCACGCCCGAACTCGGCGAGCGCCAGCACCAACCAGGAATCGTCGGCCTCGGAGGCCCACGGGACGGGTACGTCGCGGATCTCGATCCCGTCGGCGGCGAATACGTCGATCGCCGCACGCACGGCGGATTCGACCTCGGGATCGATCGTTTGGAAGAAGTGGTCCGTCGGTACGCCGATCAACCGGAGCCCTTCGAGCGGCTGCGCGGGCCGGATCGGGACGGCTTCGCCGCTGAGAACGCCGTGCACCAGCGCGAGATCGATGGCATCGGAGGCGATGCCACCGGGAGTGTCGAGCGAGGGACTCATCGGCAAGACTCCGTCGAGCGGCAGCGAGCCCCCGGTCACCTTGAGGCCGGTCGTTCCACAGAAGGACGACGGGATGCGGATCGAGCCGCCGGTATCGCTCCCCAGCGCTGCGCCGACGATGCGAGCCGCGACGACCGCAGCGGAGCCTCCGCTCGAGCCGCCGGGCATCCGCTCGGGGTCCCATGGATTGTTCGCCGGCCCGAAGCACGAGACCGTGGTCGACGCACCGAACGCCAGCTCGTGCATGTTGGTCTTGCCGATCACCACCGCGCCGGCGCGGCGCAGGGCCGCGACCGCGTGGGCATCGACGGTCGCAGGCTGGTTCGAGAGATAGGCGCGCGAACAGCCACTGGTGACCGTTCCGGTCAGGTCGTAGAGGTCCTTCACCGCGACCGGCACCCCCAGCAACGGCCGATCTTTCGCTCCCGATCGAGCGGCCCGGTCGGCGTCGTTCGCCTCCGCTCGCGCGTCGTCGTGCCGCAGGACGGTGAAAGCGTTGAGGATCGGCTGAAGCCGTTCGGCGGCGGCGAGCGCCGACCCGACGGCTCGCTCCGAAGTCTGTTCCCCCGCCGCGATCGCGGCGGCGAGATCGGCCAGGAGCCCCACCGCTGAGGCTAGTGCGCCGGGTCGAGGATGCGCCGCGCCAAGACGCGGAGCATCCCGAGCGCCATCTTTGGCTGCGACTCCAGCAACCCCTCGAAGTCGTGACGCGAAAGAGCGAGGCACCGTGCCTTCGTTCTGGTCCGCACCCGCGCGGCGCGCGGCGTTTCGGGGACCAGGAGCGAGAGCTCACCGAAGAAGTCGCCGGGCCCAAGCTCGCGTGGATGGCCGGGCAACTCGACGGTGACGCTCCCCTCCTCGATCACGAACAAGCCGGCACCGGCCATCCCGGCCTCGGCGAGAACATGGCCGGCCGGCGCGTCGAACTCGGTCGCACAGGCCAGGATGGCGCTCAGCCCCACGTCGTCGAGCTCCGAGAAGATGGGCACCGATCGGAGCCGCTCGATGCGCTGCGTCGTCGTCGCGTCGTTCACGGCTGGGCAGTTTCGCACGCGCCGGGCTCGGCGCGCGACTCGCGGCGAGACAGCACTCAACGCGGAACGGTAGATTGGCCGGGCTCGCAAGCGAAGGGAGCGCCTGGTGCCCGAAACCGATGACATCACGAACGTCCTGAGCGGCCTGTCGCTGTTCGCCGACCTGTCGCGCCCTGAGCTCCAGGAGGTGTCGCACACGTTCGAGGAGGAGTGGTTCTCCGCCGGTCAGCGGATCCTGCGGCAGGGGTTCACCGGTGCCGGGTTCTACGTGATCCTCGACGGTGAAGCGACGGTGAAGATCGACGGCAGCGACCGCGCACGCCTTTCTCGCGGCGACTTCTTCGGAGAGATGTCGTTGCTGCTGGGCGAGCCGCCCGTGGCAGACGTCGTCGCAGCCGCCCCGCTCCGATGCGTCGTTCTCCCCGGGCCCCTGCTCGGCGACTTCCTCCAAACACACCCGACCGTGATGTTCCGGATGCTCCAGGCCGTGGCCCGGCGGCTCCGAGCGTCGAACCAGTGGCGGAGCTGAACGCTCGGCCCTTCCCACCGGGCGACTACCCGGTGGTGGTGCTCGGCAGCGGTGCCGGCGGGCTGCAGGCGGCGTACTCGCTCGCGCGGCTCGGGGTCGAGCATGCGATCCTTTCCGAGGACGACCAGCCCGGCGGCATGTTCCGCCGGTTCCCTCTTTTCCAGCGCCTGATCACATGGACGAAGCCGCACGCGCCGGCCGCGCGCGGAACCCGGCCGTACGAGTGGTACGACTGGAACTCACTCATCGGCGAGGAGCCCGGCCAACGGGCCTTGGTGCCTTCGTTCATGGACGGCACCTCATACTTCCCGTCGCGAGACGAGATGGAGCGCGGTCTCGCGGCCTTCGCGCATCGCGGCGGCGTGAACGTGCGCTACGGTTGCCGCTGGGAGGCTACGCGTCGCGACGGCGAGAACGGGTTCGTCATCGTCACGTCGGACGGCGAGTACCGGTGCAAGGCGCTCATCGTTGCGGTCGGGATGACCGAGCCCTGGAAGCCTCCGATCAGCGGTCTCGAGGACGTTCCGCATTACGTCGACATGAAACCCGTTCGCGAGTACGCGGGCAGGCGCGTCTTGGTTATCGGCAAACGCAACTCCGGCTTCGAGATCGCCGACGGGCTGCTGCCCTGGGCCAGCCAGATCGTGCTTGCGTCGCCGCGACCGGCACGGATCTCGGTGTTGGTGCACTCGACCGCGGCCGCGCGAGCTCGCTACCTGCAACCGTACGAGGACCACGTTCTGGGCGGCGGGAACGTCGTGCTCGACGCGGCGACCGAACGCGTCGAGCGGACGGCGACCGGGTACCGGGCGATGCTGCACGGCACCACCAAGCCGGGAGACATGGTGATCGACGCGGACGATGTGATCGCCGCGACCGGCTTCGCGACGCCCCTGGGGGACTTGCCGCAGCTCGGCGTCGCGACCTTCTACCAAGGACGACTCCCGGCGCAGTCGCCTTGGTGGGAGAGCACCTCGGTCCCCGGGGTCTTCTTCGCCGGCTCGATAACGCAAGGCTCCATCGGCCTGAAGAAGTATGGGATCCCATCGAACTCGGCTGCGGTGCACGGCTTCCGGTACAACGCTCGGGTTATGGCGCGGCGCATCGCGGAGACGACGCTCGGTCTCGCGGCCGAACGTCCGCTCGTAGCGGCCCGCGACCTCGTGGGCTATCTGCTCGCGGAGGCGACCTACGCGCCCGAGCTCTGGAACCAGCAGTCGTATCTCGCGCGGCAGCTCATCTTCGATCCCAGTCGAGGGATCGTCGACGAGGGGATCGTGCCGCTGGCCCATTTCGTGGACGAGACGGGACCGAACGCCGTGGCGGTCGCCGTCGAGACCGACGCCGACGGCGACATCCGTCCGGCCGTGTACGTGCGACGCGACGGGCGGGTCGACGAGCACACGCTTCCGTCCAGTCCACTACTGAAGTTCGACGGACAGGAGCACCAACGGCAGCTGGCCGGCGTCTTGAAGGGGTTCATCTAGCGAGGAGGAAAGCATGACCGCACCGACACAGGACGGACTCAAGCAGATCTACGCGGACTTCAAGACGATCGCGGTGGTCGGAGCCTCAGGTGACGAGAGCAAGGCCTCCAACCGGATCCCGCGGTACCTGCAGTCCCAGGGGTATCGGATCATCCCGGTGAGCCCCAAAGGAGGCGAGATCCTCGGCGAGCGGGCATACGCCTCGCTCGGCGAGATCGAAGAGCCGGTGGACGTGGTCGATGTGTTCCGGCCCGCGGAGGAGACTCCGGATATCGCCCGGCAAGCCGTCGCGATCGGCGCGAAGGTCCTGTGGCTCCAGTCGGGGATCGAGTCCGAGGAGGCCGAGCGGATCGGCGAAGAAGGCGGCCTCACCGTGGTGATGGATCGGTGTATGGGCGCAACGCACCGTCAGCTTGGGCTCGGGCCCGGTCCGGACTAGACCTCCGCGACGAAATCGCGGATCAGCTGCACGAAGCCGCGCGTCTCTTCGTCGCGCGGAAGCCCGTTGAACCGGCTTGCGAGTCGCGCATCGGGGATCAGCGCGGCGACGGCCTCGCCGGCCGCGGTCGGGTGGAGCATGTCGTCGCCGGGGATGACGAGCGTCGGCGCGGTGATCGAGCCGATGTCGACCTCCTCCGTGAGTGGCCCTGAGCTCGGGATGCCGATCAGCGCCGCGGCGATCGACGCCGGGTCGTGCCGCGACCACTCAACGCGGAGTGAGTCGAGGCGGCCGGGATCCTTGGCCAGCTGCTCGGCCGCTTCCGGGATGTTGAGCAAGAACTCGACCGCGGCGTCCCAGCCGCCTGAGCGGATGGCTTCCCCGCCCATCCGGAAGAGAAGCTGCATCTGCGGAGACGCCGGACCGCCGGGGGTGGCGGGACGGGCCAGGATCAGCGCGACCACCCGCTCCGGTTGCTCCATCGCGACTCGGGCGGCCGTCGCCGCTCCCATCGACGCGCCGGCGAGAACGGCGCGCTCCCACTCCACGTAGTCGAGAAGCGCGCGCAGGTCTGCCGACAGCGCCGGGTAATTGTACGAGTGCTCGTCCGTGACCGGTGGGCTGTCACCGTGGCCTCGAGCGTCGTAGCCGAGGACCGTGAAATGCTCGGCGAGGCGGTCGATCACGTCCCGGTCCCCTTCACGGCACGAGCCGAGCCCATGACACCAAACGATCCGAGGGCCGGAGCCGATGATCTCGTAGGCGACCGTCGCATCGGGCAAGCTCGCGAAGCGCGTCTCCCCCACTCAGCTCACCATACAGGGCATGGGCGGACGACGCCTCGCTAAACTCCCGCGCCGTGGAGCTCGTGGAGGAGTGGGAGGACCGGGGACGCTACCTCGACGTTGGTGGCCGGCGGATCTTCTGTGTCGACATCCCCGCCGACCGTGAGCGCGCCGAGCCGCTGCTCCTCCTCCACGGATTCCCGACGTCGTCGTTCGACTGGCGAGGGATCATCGACCCGCTGGCGCGCGGACGCCGGATAGTCACCTTCGACTGGCTCGGCTTCGGGCTGTCCGACAAGCCCACCGACATCCGCTACTCGCTGTTCGATCAAGCGACCATCGCCGAAGAGGTCGCCCGGATGCTCGGCATCGAACGGGCGGCGGTCGTGTCCCACGACATGGGCGACTCGATCGCGGCCGAGCTGTACGCGCGGTCGCTCGAAGGCAAGCTCAGGTTCGACGTCACCAAACGCGTCCTCACCAACGGCAGCATCTACATCGAGATGGCGCAGCTGTCCCCCGGACAGCAGATGCTCCTCGCGATGGACGACGCGCCGCTCCCGATCGAGATCTCGCCCGCGTACGACACGTTCGGGCCCTCGATCGCTTCGATCTTCGGCGACACGCCGCCGAGCGAGGAAGAGCTTCGCGCTCAGTGGGAGCTGCTCTCGCGGAATGATGGTCAAACGATCCTTCCGCGAACGATCCGCTACATCGAGGAGCGCCGGGTGCACGAGGGCCGCTGGATCGCGGCGCTTCGCGACCACCCCTCGCCGATCACGGTGGTCTGGGGCGAGCGAGACCCGATCGCCGTCTCCGCGATGGCGGAGCGCTTCGTGTCGGAACGGCCGGGGACGCCGCTCGTACGGCTCGACGGCGTCGGGCACTTCCCGATGATCGAGGCGCCGGGCCTTCTCTACGACGCGATCGAAGTGGCGCTCAAAACCTAGGCGTCGTCGAGCGGGACATAGAAGCCTTCGACCTGATCACCGAGCTTGCTGGCGAGGAGATACACGAGGTACCGAAGCACCAGCACCGCGTCCTTGCCCGACAGCGAGGCGACGATGTCCGGCGGGCGATGATCGGATGCAGCCCGTCGCTTCGGGGCCGGCTTGAGCGTGACGGGGCTTGTTTTGAACCGCCCGACGCGACGGATCACCGTCGAGGGTTTGGAGCGGGTGACCTCCCATGCGCGGCCGATCTCGCCGGAGCGGATCCGGACGCGAAGGTCCGTCAGGAAGCGCGCCGGGGTGACGCCCTCGCGAAGGTGCAGCATCACCTTCATCGCACGTCAGAGTCTACGACGCTTCGGCAAGGATCCGAAGAGGTGCGAGGATGTGCCGACACGTCGCGGGAGGTCGAGCATGACCCTGGATGTCCGAACGATCATCGAGCCGTTCCGCATCAAGTCCGTCGAGCCGATCCGGTTCACGACCCCCGAGGAGCGCGAGGGAGCGCTGCGCGAGGCCGGCTTCAACCTTTTCGGGCTCAAGGCCGAGGACGTGCTCATCGATCTGCTCACCGACTCCGGGACCGGCGCGATGTCGGCGGCGCAGTGGTCGGGGATGATGCGCGGTGATGAGTCTTACGCCGGCTCGCGCTCCTTCTTCCGGTTCGAGGAGGCGGTTCGAGAGCTCACCGGCTTCCGACACATCATCCCGACGCATCAGGGGCGCGCCGCCGAGCGGATCCTGTTCGCCGAGACGGTGAAGCCAGGCTATGTGGTGCCCAACAACACGCACTTCGACACCACACGAGCGAACGTCGAGCACGACGGAGGGATCGCGCGAGACCTGGTGATCCCCGAAGGTACGCAGCCGATGACCGTCCATCCGTTCAAGGGAAACATGGACGTCGAGCGGCTCGACCGGACGATCGCCGAGACCGGCCGCGATCGCGTGCCGCTGGTGCTGGTCACCGTGACGAACAACTCCGGCGGCGGGCAGCCGGTCTCACTGGAGAATCTGCGCGCTGTGCGGGCCGTGTGCGACCGCCACGGCGTCCCGTTCTTCCTCGATGCGTGTCGCTTCGCCGAGAACGCGTGGTTCATCAAGCAGCGAGAGCCCGGCCAGGCCGGCAGCACGCCCTTCGAGATCGCGCACGAGATGTTCTCGCTCGCCGACGGCGCGACGTTCAGCGCGAAGAAGGACGGCCTGGCGAACATCGGCGGCTTCCTCGCGATGAACGACGACGATCTCGCGCTGCGCTGCCGCGCGAACCTGATCCTGACGGAAGGGTTCCCGTCCTACGGCGGGCTCGCCGGCTACGACCTCGAGGCGATCGCGGTCGGCATCCGCGAGGTGCTCGACGAGGACTACCTCCGGTATCGGGTCCGTTCGGTGGAGTACCTGTGGGAGAAGATCAACGCCGCCGGGATCCCGACCATCAACCCGCCGGGCGGGCACGCGGTCTACGTCGACGCGAAATCGTTCCTCTCACACATCCCACCGTCCCAGTATCCGGCCCAAGCGCTCGCGGTCGAGCTCTACCGCGCGGGAGGCATCCGGACCGTCGAGATCGGCTCGGTCATGTTCGGTCGCGTCCAGCCCGACGGCTCCGAGGAGGCGGCTCCGATGGAGCTGGTTCGCCTTGCGATCCCGCGACGCGTCTACACGCAGTCGCACATCGACTACGTCGCCGAGGTCGTAGGCTCGGTTGTGCCCGGTTCGAAAGATCTGCGTGGGTACCGGATCACCCACCAGACCCCGTTCCTGCGCCACTTCACCGCGCGGTTCGAGCAGCTCTAGACCGCCGGAGGGTCGTTCGGCTTGCCGGCGTCCCCGGTCGCAAGCTTCCGGAGGACCTCGCGGACGGCGTGCTCGTCGGCCATCCGGACGAGGACATGGCGGCCCTCGACGAAGTCGATCGACGGGTATCCCGCCGCCGCGGGCGACAGGGCTGCCTCGAAGCCGTGGGCGATGAGCGTCATCTTGATGACCTCGGCCTCGGCGGCGCTCTTGGCGAACGCCACCTCGACCATCCGGTCGCGCTCGAACCGATACGCGCTCATCTCGAGATCATCGTAACGGCACTCCCCCGGCAGGAGTTCCGACCGGGTGGTCGAATTGTACTTTTCGAACGCATCCGCTCGACCACCAAGGGGGAATCGAAAATGCTTCGAGCCGCACATCGCCGCCTGCTCGCGGCCGTGGTCTGCGCGACCGCGCTGGCCGTCTTCGTCCCGGCCCAGGCCGCCGAGCCCACGATCACCGACGGCGTCGTCGAGTCCTTCGACGGCACGAAGATCCTCTACCACTTGTTCTTGCCGGCCGACGCCTCGGCTTCCAACCGGGTCCCGGTCATCTTGATGACCCACGGCTGGGGCGGGTCCGGACAGACGACCTACGACGGCGACGTGAAGCTCCTCATCGACGACGGCTACGCCGTACTGACGTGGGATCAGCGCGGGTTCGGCTCCTCGGGCGGCGAGGCCAACGTCGACGCGCAGGAGTTCGAGGTGCGAGACGTGCAAGCACTCATCTCGTACGCGGCGAGCCGGCCGGAGATCCAGACAGACGGACCGGACGACCCCCGGATGGGGATGCTCGGCGGTTCGTACGCCGGCGGGATCCAGCTCATGACCGCGGCGGCGGATCATCGCGTAGACGCGATCGCGCCCGACATCGCGTGGAACGACCTTCCGTACGCGATCTTCCCGCGCGGCATCAACAAGCTCGGGTGGGACCTGGCGCTGTACGGCCTGGGCACCGCGACGGGGACCGCGGCCGGCATCCCCGCCGGCGAGACCGGCGGCCTCGCGTTCGAGATCCACAAGGCGCTGATCGAAGGCGCCGTGCTGAACGAGGTCTCGGCCGAGAGCGTCGCCTGGTTCGACGCGCGCAGCCCGAAGCACTACATCAACGGCGCCACGCTCGCCGACGGCACGCCGATCCCGGGCATCCAAGCGCCGACGCTGCTCACCCAGGGAACGATCGACACGTTGTTCAACCTCAATCAGGCGATCTACAACCAACGGCAGATCGCCGCGAACGGCGTGCCGACGAAGATGATC from the Actinomycetota bacterium genome contains:
- a CDS encoding amidase encodes the protein MGLLADLAAAIAAGEQTSERAVGSALAAAERLQPILNAFTVLRHDDARAEANDADRAARSGAKDRPLLGVPVAVKDLYDLTGTVTSGCSRAYLSNQPATVDAHAVAALRRAGAVVIGKTNMHELAFGASTTVSCFGPANNPWDPERMPGGSSGGSAAVVAARIVGAALGSDTGGSIRIPSSFCGTTGLKVTGGSLPLDGVLPMSPSLDTPGGIASDAIDLALVHGVLSGEAVPIRPAQPLEGLRLIGVPTDHFFQTIDPEVESAVRAAIDVFAADGIEIRDVPVPWASEADDSWLVLALAEFGRAHAALLDRLDDLDPAIQITLLAGAAITAEDERTARDRATMARNAFASTMADVQMLVTPTTPFSAPRHDEATITVAGVEVNVQLGAQSHLTRPISTIGAPAASLPCGVTSSGLPIGMQLVGRMGGERHLLRAAARYQDETGWHRRLPPNSA
- a CDS encoding cyclic nucleotide-binding domain-containing protein, which encodes MNDATTTQRIERLRSVPIFSELDDVGLSAILACATEFDAPAGHVLAEAGMAGAGLFVIEEGSVTVELPGHPRELGPGDFFGELSLLVPETPRAARVRTRTKARCLALSRHDFEGLLESQPKMALGMLRVLARRILDPAH
- a CDS encoding cyclic nucleotide-binding domain-containing protein, producing MPETDDITNVLSGLSLFADLSRPELQEVSHTFEEEWFSAGQRILRQGFTGAGFYVILDGEATVKIDGSDRARLSRGDFFGEMSLLLGEPPVADVVAAAPLRCVVLPGPLLGDFLQTHPTVMFRMLQAVARRLRASNQWRS
- a CDS encoding NAD(P)-binding domain-containing protein, producing the protein MAELNARPFPPGDYPVVVLGSGAGGLQAAYSLARLGVEHAILSEDDQPGGMFRRFPLFQRLITWTKPHAPAARGTRPYEWYDWNSLIGEEPGQRALVPSFMDGTSYFPSRDEMERGLAAFAHRGGVNVRYGCRWEATRRDGENGFVIVTSDGEYRCKALIVAVGMTEPWKPPISGLEDVPHYVDMKPVREYAGRRVLVIGKRNSGFEIADGLLPWASQIVLASPRPARISVLVHSTAAARARYLQPYEDHVLGGGNVVLDAATERVERTATGYRAMLHGTTKPGDMVIDADDVIAATGFATPLGDLPQLGVATFYQGRLPAQSPWWESTSVPGVFFAGSITQGSIGLKKYGIPSNSAAVHGFRYNARVMARRIAETTLGLAAERPLVAARDLVGYLLAEATYAPELWNQQSYLARQLIFDPSRGIVDEGIVPLAHFVDETGPNAVAVAVETDADGDIRPAVYVRRDGRVDEHTLPSSPLLKFDGQEHQRQLAGVLKGFI
- a CDS encoding CoA-binding protein — encoded protein: MTAPTQDGLKQIYADFKTIAVVGASGDESKASNRIPRYLQSQGYRIIPVSPKGGEILGERAYASLGEIEEPVDVVDVFRPAEETPDIARQAVAIGAKVLWLQSGIESEEAERIGEEGGLTVVMDRCMGATHRQLGLGPGPD
- a CDS encoding alpha/beta hydrolase; this encodes MGETRFASLPDATVAYEIIGSGPRIVWCHGLGSCREGDRDVIDRLAEHFTVLGYDARGHGDSPPVTDEHSYNYPALSADLRALLDYVEWERAVLAGASMGAATAARVAMEQPERVVALILARPATPGGPASPQMQLLFRMGGEAIRSGGWDAAVEFLLNIPEAAEQLAKDPGRLDSLRVEWSRHDPASIAAALIGIPSSGPLTEEVDIGSITAPTLVIPGDDMLHPTAAGEAVAALIPDARLASRFNGLPRDEETRGFVQLIRDFVAEV
- a CDS encoding alpha/beta hydrolase; translation: MELVEEWEDRGRYLDVGGRRIFCVDIPADRERAEPLLLLHGFPTSSFDWRGIIDPLARGRRIVTFDWLGFGLSDKPTDIRYSLFDQATIAEEVARMLGIERAAVVSHDMGDSIAAELYARSLEGKLRFDVTKRVLTNGSIYIEMAQLSPGQQMLLAMDDAPLPIEISPAYDTFGPSIASIFGDTPPSEEELRAQWELLSRNDGQTILPRTIRYIEERRVHEGRWIAALRDHPSPITVVWGERDPIAVSAMAERFVSERPGTPLVRLDGVGHFPMIEAPGLLYDAIEVALKT
- a CDS encoding tryptophanase, giving the protein MTLDVRTIIEPFRIKSVEPIRFTTPEEREGALREAGFNLFGLKAEDVLIDLLTDSGTGAMSAAQWSGMMRGDESYAGSRSFFRFEEAVRELTGFRHIIPTHQGRAAERILFAETVKPGYVVPNNTHFDTTRANVEHDGGIARDLVIPEGTQPMTVHPFKGNMDVERLDRTIAETGRDRVPLVLVTVTNNSGGGQPVSLENLRAVRAVCDRHGVPFFLDACRFAENAWFIKQREPGQAGSTPFEIAHEMFSLADGATFSAKKDGLANIGGFLAMNDDDLALRCRANLILTEGFPSYGGLAGYDLEAIAVGIREVLDEDYLRYRVRSVEYLWEKINAAGIPTINPPGGHAVYVDAKSFLSHIPPSQYPAQALAVELYRAGGIRTVEIGSVMFGRVQPDGSEEAAPMELVRLAIPRRVYTQSHIDYVAEVVGSVVPGSKDLRGYRITHQTPFLRHFTARFEQL
- a CDS encoding CocE/NonD family hydrolase yields the protein MLRAAHRRLLAAVVCATALAVFVPAQAAEPTITDGVVESFDGTKILYHLFLPADASASNRVPVILMTHGWGGSGQTTYDGDVKLLIDDGYAVLTWDQRGFGSSGGEANVDAQEFEVRDVQALISYAASRPEIQTDGPDDPRMGMLGGSYAGGIQLMTAAADHRVDAIAPDIAWNDLPYAIFPRGINKLGWDLALYGLGTATGTAAGIPAGETGGLAFEIHKALIEGAVLNEVSAESVAWFDARSPKHYINGATLADGTPIPGIQAPTLLTQGTIDTLFNLNQAIYNQRQIAANGVPTKMIFFCGGHAIGGGTACQGGDQGEFIDAAVLAWFDRYIRGNAASDTGAAIDYQLQDGTFASASALPTTAFPVSGSGTLVNTIVPTSGTPLQAGPAPDGFRIPVPIPPGAHLLGIPTATVSVTGIGPDAALFIKLIDLSSGEAIAIDDQVAPLRVKNLSNTAQTFTVDLTSVAWAVLPGHTIAVEVSPTSLDHSSIRTPFVAQVQMTVTVPFRGGGAVIGAG